ACGAGCGAGAGTCCCGGCAGCGAGAGCAGCCGGTCGCCGCCCGGCAGGTAGCGGCCGAGCGAGAGGAGCGCGGCGATCGCCGCGAGTGTCAGCAGCGCGCGCCCGCGGCGACGGCGCGCCGCCGCGGGAAGGAGGGCGAGCGTCGCCATTCCGACCGCCAGCGTCGAGATGTACGGAGTCCCCGCATCGAAGAAGGCGCTTCCCCAGAACCCGTTCGCCGTCGCGGCGTGGACGTCGCCGAAGAGCCCGGGCCAGACGAAGGCGAGGAAACGGAGCGGCCGCACCGAGTAGAACGCGGCGCCGGAGGCCACCGCGAGACCTCCCCGCCGGACGGTGTCGCCGATCAGCCCGGCAGCCCCGGCGATCTGCGGCATCGCCATCGCGGCCCCCGCGAGGGCCGCGCCCGCGGCGGCCTTCCAGCGGCCGCGCCGCTCGAGGAGCCGGAACGCAAGAGCGAGAAAGAGGACCTCTCCGGCGATCGCCGGCTCGCCCGACAGGATCACGAGGCCGAAGATCAGGGCGCCTCCCGCGACGCCCGATGGCGCCCCCCAGGCCGAGAGCAGCGGGAGAAACAGGGCGACGCTCCAGGCGGTCGTCGGGAGCGAGGCGAGCGTCATCGCGGGCCCCGACACGGCGAGCGCGAACGCGCACACGGCGGCGGAGAAGCGCGTGAGCGAAAGCTTCCGGAGCGCCGCGAAGGAAAGGAGCGCGAAGGCCTCCGCCCACAGGAGATGCGCGGCCCGCGCTCCCGACGAGAACGGCCGAACGAGGAACAGGAGCGTTGCCGGGAAGAAGACGGCGTTGTTCGGATCGGCGGCCATCGGGATCCCCGATCCGAGCGACGGGTTCCAGAGCGGAGAAGCGCCCGACCGGATCGCCGCGGCGAACGCGGCCCGGAGCGGGGCGAAGAAGAAGCCGAGGTCGCGGGCGTAAAAAACGAGGCCGCCTCCGAAGAGACGGCCCCAGAAGATCGCGATGCCGCCGGCGAGGATGGCGGCCGCCGCCGCGTCCTTCCGGCTTTTCAGAATCGCGTCACCTCTTCGTTTCGACCGTGACGTAGAAGTACTTGGCCCGGTCGATGTTCCGGAACACGTGCGCGAAGGTGATCGTGAAATTGTCGCGGGCTCCCTTGTTCAGGTCTCCGACCTTCACTCCTCCGTCTCCGGCGGCGATCAGGTGATTCTCCTCGTCGAAGATCGCGACCGCGATCCCCGGGACGACGTCGACCGTCGAATCGTTGTCGACGCGGACGTGCGCCCGCGAGGTCGACATCCGGGTCGGCTTGACGACCGATCCGAGGTCCCAGGTGATCTGCTTGACGGTGATCCCGCTTTCCGTCCAGTTGAGGACCTGCACGCCGTTCACGGGCGCCCATTCGAAGCGCTTCGTCACGACGGCCGCCGAGACCGACGCGGCGGCCGCCGAGACCAGGAGCATCAGGGGCAGAATTCTTTTCATCGTCACCTCCATCCCAAGGGTAGCAAAAGTTCAGCCCTGAGCGCTCACGTCCGGCAGGGAAAAAAGGAAAGCCTTTTGTCGAGGGAAGCGGGTTTCCCGCCCTACTTCAGCTCGCGCGGAGGAAGGTCCGAGGCCGGATTGAAGTCGCTCGGCCGCGGGCCGTTCCGGAGCCGCGAGTGGCGGTGGCCGTACAGGAAATAGACGACGAGCCCGGTCAGGAGCCAGCCGAAGAACCGCCACCACGAGCTCGGCGGGAGATAGAAGATGAGGTACACGCACGCGACCAGACCGAGGCCCGGCAGGAAGACCGGCCCGAGCGGAACGCGGAACGGGCGCTCCCGGCCGGGGTCCTTGAAGCGCAGGACCATGATTCCCAGACAGACGAGGATGAACGCGAAGAGCGTTCCGATGTTCGTGAGATCCACCATCTCGTCGATGTTCGCGACGGCTGCGGCGAGACCGACGAGGACCCCGGTGAGGATCGTCGCGACGTGGGGCGTCCGGAACTTCGGATGCACCTTCGCGAACGACGGGGGAAGGAAGCCGTCCCGCGCCATCGCGAAGAGGATGCGGGGCTGGCCGAGCTGGAAGACGAGAAGGACGGCGGTGTGGGCGATCACCGAGCCGAGCGCGACGATCCCCACCATGTAGTTGGGCATGCGCACGTACTTCATCGCCATCGTCAGCGGCTCCGCCTGCTGCGAGGAATTGAGGTGCTGCAGGACGGGGAACGGGACCATTCCGGTGAAGACCGCCGCGATGCCGACGTAGATCACCGTGCAGACGATCAGCGAGCCGATGATCCCGATCGGCATGTCGCGCTTCGGATCGCGGCACTCCTCCGCCGTCGTGGAGACCGCGTCGAAGCCGATGTACGCGAAGAAGATGATCGCCGCGCCCGTCGAGATCCCGGCGAAACCGTTCGGCGCGAAGGGGTGCCAGTTCGCGGGCTTGACGAAATGGAAGCTCACGAACACGAAGAAGGCGAGCACGACCAGCTTGATCGCGACCATCACCGCGTTGAACCGCGCCGACTCCTTGACGCCCCAGACGAGGACCACCGTGATTCCGGCGACGATCAGGAAGGCGAGGATGTTGAAGACGATCGGGATCCCGAAGAGGTGCGGCGCGCCGGCGATGACCGCGGGCACCTTCTGGTGCGCCGTGCGGTAGTCGATCGTCAGCCACGTCGGGAGATGGATGCCGAGGCCGTCGAGAAGCGTGTTGAAGTAGTTCGCCCAGGAAATCGCGACCGCGACGTTCCCGATGGCGTATTCGAGAATGAGGTCCCAGCCGATGATCCAGGCGACCAGCTCTCCGAGCGTCGCGTACGAGTACGTGTAGGCGGACCCGGCGACGGGCACCATGGAAGCGAACTCCGCGTAGCAGAGCGCCGTGAAGCCGCAGACGACCGCGGTCAGGAAGAAGGAGAGCATCAGCGCCGGCCCGGCCCCGGGCCGGTGGGCGTCGCCCGCGGCCGCGGTGCCGATCGTCGCGAAGATGCCGGCTCCGATGATGGCGCCGATCCCGAGCGCGATCAGATTGACCGGACCGAGGGCCTTCTTGAGCTGGTGGCCCTCTTCCTGCGTCTCGGCGACGAGGTCGTCGAGCGATTTCGTCCGGAACAGCTGATTCAAGTTGGTCGAAGGGTAAGGGACGCCCCTTCGGAACGCAACGGATTTCTGGCGGGAAATCAGCCCGCGGAAACGCCCGCGGCGACCGCGGAAACGCGCGCCGGGAGCTCGGCGAGAGACCGGATCCGCTCCCGGATCTCGGGATGCCGGTCGTCCCGGTCGAGGAGGAGCGCGGACAGTCCGGCCGCGCGGGCGGCCGCCCAGTCTTCCTCGACCGAATCGCCGACGTGAACGGTCTCCGATCCGGAAACCCCGAGGCGCTCGCACGCCCTCCGGAAGATCTCGGGATGCGGCTTCCCCGCCTGCTCCGTCGCGGAAATCAGGAGCGCGGAGAATCGCGCGGCGAGCCCGTGCGCTTCCAGGAGCCCGGCGAGCGTCGAGTCCCAGTTCGAGACGATCGCGAGCCGGTACCCCGAAGCCTCGAGCGCGTCGAGCGCGGGAACGACGTCGTCGAAAACCGCCCAGGCGTCCGGGCGCAGAAAGTGCCCGACGAGCCGGTCGAAGCAGGCGGCGGAGAGGCGCCCGCCGTCGAAATGGAACCGGGCGCGCTCGACGAACATCTCCCAGAAGCCCCGTTCACCCGTCGGGCCGCCGTACCGGTCGACGAGCTTCTTCTCCCGGATTTCGCGCCACGTCTTCGCGAGCGCGCCGCCGAGCGCCGCCGCGTCGCCCTTCGCGCCGTCGAGCGCGAACTCGCGGAGGTAGACCTCCTCGACGGGAGGGTCCGCGCGGAGGAGCGTCGCTCCCGCGTCGAAGGTGATCGCGCGGATGATCGGGCGGTCGGTCATCTCAACGCGCCGGGTTGAAGCGCCGCGGCCGCTCAACCCGGCGCCGCCGGAGCGTCGCCGCCCGAATCCCCGAGCCGCTGCTCACGACTCGCGACTCGCCGACCGTCGTCACGGCATCACCTGGCCGCCGTCGAGCACGATCGCCTGTCCGGTCAGGTCGCGCGCGTCGTCCGACGCCATGTAGGCCGCGAGCCCGGCGATCTCTTCCGGATCGAGGACGCGCCCGAGCGGCGCCATCCGGGCGCAGATCGCGCGCGCCTCTTCTTCCGTGACTTTCGCGCCGCTCGCGATCCGGCGGTAGCCCTGCCGGGCGAGATCCGTCTCCACCCAGCCGGGGCAGATCGCGTTCGCCGTGATCTTCCGCGGCGCGAGCTCGAGCGCCATCGTGCGGGTCAGGCCGATCACGGCGTGCTTGGTCGCGACGTAGGCCGCCAGCCCCGGAACGCCGAAGCGGCCCAGGACGGAGGAGAGATTGACGATGCGCCCCCCGTCCGGGATGTGCCGGGTCGCCGCGCGCGTGACCCGCCAGACCGCGGTGAGGTTCGTCGCGAGCACGGCGTCCCAGGTCGCGTCCGCGGCGGCGTCTTCCTCCGACGATCCTCCGGCGACCGGAGTGAGACCCGACGTCCCGGCGTTGTTGACGAGCACGTCGATCGTCTTCCAGCGTTCGACCGCCGCGCCGAGAGCGCTCCCGTACGACTCGGGCCGGGTCACGTCGCACTCGACCGCGATCGCTTCGCCGCCCGCGGAGGCGATTTCCCGCGCGATGCGAAGCGTTTCGCCGGAAGAGCGTGCGGCGAGGCAGACCCGGGCACCCTCGGCCGCGAAACGGCGCGCGATCGCCGCGCCGATGCCGCGCGACGCGCCGGTCACGAAGGCGGTTTTCCCCGAAAGCCGCATCGATTTCGAGATTATCATCGCGGGATGCGACGTTTCCTCGCTCTCTCGGCCGCCGCCGCCCTCGCCGGTTGCGCGTCACGGACGGCCCGGACTTCCGGGAGTGCCGCGCCCCCGGCTCCCCCGCCGCCGCCCGCCGCGGCGAGCACGCCGGCGCCCGCTCCCCCGCAGCCCGCTCGGTACCTCGCGCCGACTGCCTTCGCCGGGGGCGACGGCAGTTCCGTCGAGCAAGCCGTCGTCGTGCTCGCGCAGACCGAAGACGAGGGGATCGACCTCGAGCACCACTGGATCTTCGACCATTACGGCCGCTTCCGGAAGCTCCGCGGCGGGCTCGCTTCGGCGGACGGAAAGCACTACGACGTGCTCACGGTCGAGCTCGGCGACCACACCGAAAAGACGATCTATTTCGACATCACCGGGTTCTACGGCGTGATGGAGGTCCCGGGAACTCCCGCGCCTCCGCCTCCACCGCCCCGGTAGCCGCGCGCCGGTGACTTTGCAGCCCGGGCGCGCGGCGAGGCGCGAGCCCGACGGGATGCGGCATCGCCCCGCACCACTCAGGAATCGGGTGAAATGCCGCCCAGCAGAAACTCGAACACCGACCGGATCGAGGAGCGCGAGAACGATTCGGCTCTTCCCTCGCGCCGCGCGATCGCGCGGTCCCGGATCATCGCCTCCGCCGCGCCCATGAACGCCGAACGAAGCGCCGCCGGATCGAGCGACGGCGCGAGGCTTCCGTCCCGCTGGCCGCGGCGGATGAGCAGATCGACGAGCCCGGAGAAATCGGAAAGACCCCGCGAAATGCTGACGACCTTTCCGTCGCCCCGCACGCGCCGCTCCTCGAGGAGCACGAGAAAGGCGAGATTCGGATCGGCGTCGAACGCGGCGATCATTGCGGAGAGCACCTTGAGAATTCCGTCGCGTCCGCTGCGGGCGCCGGACGCGATGGCCTCGAGCTTCGCGTTCAGCGGAGCCCAGCTCTCGTTGAATACCGCTTCGAGCAACCCGGCCTTCCCGCCGAAGAGGCGGACCATCTGGGTCTCGGCGGAGCCCGCTTCCCGGGCGATCAGCGCCGTCGACGCGCCGTCGTAGCCATGCTGCAGGAAGAGCTCGCGGGCCGCGGCGATGAAACGCTCGCGGGAGCTGAGGGTATTTTCGGGTCCGTCGGCCATCGGCCCGATCCTAGGGCAGGACGGCAGACCATCGATATCGAATTGCGGGCTTTTTTCGTAAATCGATGAAAATAAAATACAAAAAATCCTTGACCGATAGTGGCACTGCCATCATAATGCGCCGCAATATTCAAATGACCGCCCGCGACGAGCCGATGTCCGACTTGCCCAACAGGCGGGGTCCATTCGGAGGAGGAGCTCGGAACATGAAGAAGGTTCTCGTTTTCGGGGCCGCTCTGGCCTTCGCCGTTTCGGCGATGGCCGAGAAGAAAGAAATCAACGGGCAGTGGTACAGCATGTTTCCCACGAAGGCGAACGCCGAGGCGGTCTCGCACTATGCGCGGGGCGGCGGCGGCTCGAACCTCGTCTACCACAACGGCGACGTGCTCGTCGCGGCGAAGGTCGTTCCGATCTTCTGGGGAACCTACTGGTCGTCGGGAACCGGCGCGAGCCAGGCGGCGACGATGGAGTTGTTTTACGAGCAGTTCGGAACCAATTCCCACTACGGCGTGATCACGCAGTACTACGACACCGTCTACGGCGGAACGCGAACGATCGGGCTCTCCACCCTGACGAATTCCGGCGACGCCTGGTACGACTCGACGAACCCGACGAGCGCGAACGTGACCGACGCGATGGTCCAGGCCGAGGTCAACGCGTACCTCGCCGGCCACGGGTACAAGGCGCTCGACAGCCACGGCGTCGACCAGGCCATCTATGAGGTGTTCATCGGGCCGGCGTACTTCTCGTCGAACGGCACGAGCGGGTCTTGCGGCGCGACCGGCGGCGTGAGCCTCGCGTACTGCGCGTATCACGGAAGTTTCAGCACGAGCGCAGGCGGTGCGACGAAGACGGTCAAGTACTCGATCGAGCCGTACCCCTCCTGCAGCGGCTGCAAGACGAGCGGCTGGAGCGACGTCAACAACATGCAGCATTTCGCCTGCCACGAGACCCGCGAGGCCGTGACCGACCCGGTGAGCGGCTGGTGGGACAACCGTGGCTACGAAGCCGACGATAAGTGCGCGTGGAGCCCGACGCCCTTCATCGACGGCGGGTACGGCTACCAGTACGAGTGGTCGAACAAGAACGGCGCCTGCGTCAAGTAACTCCTCCGAAAAACGTTTCTTTCAGGCCCCGGTTCGCCGGGGCCTCTTCTTTTTCGCCGTCCTTCCTGCCTGTCCTTCCGATCAGTAGATTCCTTCGTCTGCGCTTCCGATAATCCCCGTGCTCCCCTTCCGTCCGAGGCGGGGCCCATACCGGGCGCGCCCAACGGACCGGCAATTTCCTCCCGGAGGTTTCCCCGGATGAAAACGGTCGTTTCCCTTGCGCTTTCGCTCGCGCTCGCCTCGTCGGCCGGCGCCGCGATGAAAGAAGTCAACGGTCACTGGGTGCACGAGTATCCGACGAAAGGTCGGGCCCTTCTGCACACGGCGAGCGCCTCGAACATGTCGTACCACGGCGGAAACATCCTCCCCGCCGCGAAGGTCGTTCCGATCTTCTGGGGCTCTTACTGGGGAACGTCGACGGGTTCGTCCCAGCGATCCGCGATGAGTCTCTTCTTCCAGCAGTTCGGGACGAATGCGCATTACGGAGTGATCACGCAGTATTACGACACGACGACCGGGTCGACGCGGTACATCGGGCTCTCGGCGCTGCTCGCCACCGGCTCGACCGGCTGGTCCGACACGACGAACCCGTCGTCGTCGCGCGTCACGGACGCGATGGTCGAGGCGGAAGTCGACAAGTACCTCGGAAGCCACGCGTTCAACGGCCAGTCGATCTACGAGGTCTTCATCGGACCCGGGTACTACTCCTACGACGGCGGCGCGACCTCCTGCGGCGGGGGGAATCTCCGGTACTGCGCGTACCACGGCGCTTACTCCTGGAACGGCCACACCGTGAAGTACTCGATCGAGCCCTACCCCTCGTGCAGCGGCTGCCACGCCTACGGCTTCACGACCGCGCAGGACATGCAGCATTTCGCCTGCCACGAGACCCGGGAAG
This window of the Thermoanaerobaculia bacterium genome carries:
- a CDS encoding amino acid permease, producing the protein MNQLFRTKSLDDLVAETQEEGHQLKKALGPVNLIALGIGAIIGAGIFATIGTAAAGDAHRPGAGPALMLSFFLTAVVCGFTALCYAEFASMVPVAGSAYTYSYATLGELVAWIIGWDLILEYAIGNVAVAISWANYFNTLLDGLGIHLPTWLTIDYRTAHQKVPAVIAGAPHLFGIPIVFNILAFLIVAGITVVLVWGVKESARFNAVMVAIKLVVLAFFVFVSFHFVKPANWHPFAPNGFAGISTGAAIIFFAYIGFDAVSTTAEECRDPKRDMPIGIIGSLIVCTVIYVGIAAVFTGMVPFPVLQHLNSSQQAEPLTMAMKYVRMPNYMVGIVALGSVIAHTAVLLVFQLGQPRILFAMARDGFLPPSFAKVHPKFRTPHVATILTGVLVGLAAAVANIDEMVDLTNIGTLFAFILVCLGIMVLRFKDPGRERPFRVPLGPVFLPGLGLVACVYLIFYLPPSSWWRFFGWLLTGLVVYFLYGHRHSRLRNGPRPSDFNPASDLPPRELK
- a CDS encoding HAD family hydrolase, with translation MTDRPIIRAITFDAGATLLRADPPVEEVYLREFALDGAKGDAAALGGALAKTWREIREKKLVDRYGGPTGERGFWEMFVERARFHFDGGRLSAACFDRLVGHFLRPDAWAVFDDVVPALDALEASGYRLAIVSNWDSTLAGLLEAHGLAARFSALLISATEQAGKPHPEIFRRACERLGVSGSETVHVGDSVEEDWAAARAAGLSALLLDRDDRHPEIRERIRSLAELPARVSAVAAGVSAG
- a CDS encoding SDR family NAD(P)-dependent oxidoreductase, coding for MIISKSMRLSGKTAFVTGASRGIGAAIARRFAAEGARVCLAARSSGETLRIAREIASAGGEAIAVECDVTRPESYGSALGAAVERWKTIDVLVNNAGTSGLTPVAGGSSEEDAAADATWDAVLATNLTAVWRVTRAATRHIPDGGRIVNLSSVLGRFGVPGLAAYVATKHAVIGLTRTMALELAPRKITANAICPGWVETDLARQGYRRIASGAKVTEEEARAICARMAPLGRVLDPEEIAGLAAYMASDDARDLTGQAIVLDGGQVMP
- a CDS encoding TetR/AcrR family transcriptional regulator, with amino-acid sequence MADGPENTLSSRERFIAAARELFLQHGYDGASTALIAREAGSAETQMVRLFGGKAGLLEAVFNESWAPLNAKLEAIASGARSGRDGILKVLSAMIAAFDADPNLAFLVLLEERRVRGDGKVVSISRGLSDFSGLVDLLIRRGQRDGSLAPSLDPAALRSAFMGAAEAMIRDRAIARREGRAESFSRSSIRSVFEFLLGGISPDS